A genomic stretch from uncultured Methanobrevibacter sp. includes:
- a CDS encoding formate dehydrogenase, with amino-acid sequence MKTNRHCTHCEVCKNCQHPLDVDDIPLFCMECSPDKAPCLKICPENAIECFGGAITLNKSKCAKCGKCKNTCPIGILDNIIKH; translated from the coding sequence ATGAAAACAAATAGACATTGCACACATTGTGAAGTCTGTAAAAATTGTCAACATCCACTGGATGTTGATGATATTCCCTTATTTTGTATGGAATGCTCCCCTGATAAAGCACCATGTTTAAAAATATGTCCTGAAAATGCAATAGAATGTTTTGGAGGAGCTATTACTTTAAATAAATCAAAATGTGCTAAATGTGGCAAATGTAAAAATACATGCCCTATTGGTATTTTAGATAATATTATTAAACATTAA
- a CDS encoding 4Fe-4S dicluster domain-containing protein translates to MEKIFVNRDACDGCNNCVNMCASIHSAPRIKIIEHDSAYYSLVCQHCENAPCVKICPTNAITTEGVKTEDCIGCGLCSIVCPFGAITIADSVAEKCDLCADRPEGPACVKSCTKRAISVIDPAKVKLKNQEKYLAKLSGDYDVQNTSKHSFVHFITSAARAKLVLDE, encoded by the coding sequence GTGGAAAAAATATTTGTAAATAGAGACGCATGTGATGGATGTAACAACTGTGTAAACATGTGTGCATCTATCCACAGTGCTCCTAGAATTAAAATTATAGAACATGATTCCGCATATTATTCCTTAGTTTGCCAACATTGTGAAAATGCACCTTGTGTTAAAATTTGTCCAACAAATGCAATAACTACTGAAGGTGTTAAAACTGAAGATTGTATTGGATGTGGTTTATGTAGTATTGTTTGTCCATTCGGTGCAATAACCATAGCAGATAGTGTAGCTGAAAAATGTGATTTATGTGCAGATAGACCAGAAGGTCCAGCTTGTGTGAAATCATGTACTAAAAGAGCTATTTCAGTTATTGATCCCGCAAAAGTTAAACTTAAAAATCAAGAAAAATATCTTGCAAAACTTTCTGGAGATTATGATGTTCAAAATACATCCAAACATAGTTTTGTACATTTCATCACAAGTGCTGCAAGAGCAAAATTAGTTCTTGATGAATAA